The following are encoded together in the Pedobacter sp. D749 genome:
- a CDS encoding DapH/DapD/GlmU-related protein, with amino-acid sequence MENLDNSIFDDLKNGEMITSDHPQRAELRKSSYATIQLVQQMNSSADPFTINEILGKIIGKKIEDTVAVFPPLYINNGKHLSIGKNVFINFDCTFLTLGGIIIEDNVLIGPKVSLLSEGHPLAPTERGALVPGKIHIKKNAWIGANAIILPGVTVGENAVIAAGAVVSKNVEDNTLVGGVPAKFIKQINAVDDEKNDHNGLDHLL; translated from the coding sequence ATGGAAAATTTAGATAATTCAATATTTGATGATTTAAAAAATGGCGAAATGATAACCTCTGACCATCCCCAAAGAGCTGAACTCAGAAAATCATCATATGCAACTATTCAACTGGTACAGCAGATGAATAGTAGTGCCGATCCCTTTACTATTAATGAAATTTTAGGTAAAATAATCGGGAAAAAGATAGAGGATACGGTAGCCGTTTTTCCACCACTGTACATTAATAATGGCAAGCACTTAAGTATTGGAAAGAATGTTTTCATCAACTTCGACTGTACTTTCCTTACTTTAGGCGGAATCATTATTGAAGATAATGTACTCATCGGCCCAAAAGTAAGTTTGCTTTCCGAAGGTCATCCATTGGCACCTACAGAAAGAGGTGCATTAGTGCCTGGTAAAATCCATATTAAAAAAAATGCCTGGATAGGTGCCAATGCAATCATTTTGCCGGGAGTAACCGTTGGTGAAAATGCTGTGATTGCCGCAGGTGCAGTGGTATCTAAAAATGTTGAAGATAATACGCTTGTAGGTGGGGTGCCTGCGAAGTTTATAAAACAAATCAATGCAGTTGATGATGAAAAAAATGATCATAATGGGCTTGATCACCTCCTTTAG